The Mus musculus strain C57BL/6J chromosome 2, GRCm38.p6 C57BL/6J genome has a window encoding:
- the Fjx1 gene encoding four-jointed box protein 1 precursor, with protein sequence MGRKMRGAAAAAGLWLLALSSLLTLWGGLLPPRTELPASRPPEDRLPPHPIQSGGPAPEPRFPLPPPLVWDARGGSLKTFRALLTLAAGADNPPRRHQDDRGRHEPSGLSWPEERRAVHGGVFWSRGLEEQVPRGFSEAQAAAWLEVARGARVVALDRGGCGRSSNRLARFADGTRACVRYGINPEQIQGEALSYYLARLLGLQRHVPPLALARVEARGAQWVQVQEELRTAHWTEGSVVSLTRWLPNLTDVVVPEPWRSEDGRLRPLRDAGGELTNLSQAELVDLVQWTDLILFDYLTANFDRLVSNLFSLQWDPRVMHRATSNLHRGPGGALVFLDNEAGLVHGYRVAGMWDKYNEPLLQSVCVFRERTARRVLELHRGQDAAARLLRLYSRHEPRFPELAELSEPHAQLLQRRLDFLAKHILHCKAKYGRRPGDLITLRGREGLGYE encoded by the coding sequence ATGGGGAGGAAGATGCggggcgccgccgccgccgcggggCTCTGGCTgctggctttgagctcgctgCTGACGCTGTGGGGAGGACTCCTGCCACCGCGGACCGAGCTGCCAGCCTCCCGGCCGCCCGAAGATCGACTCCCTCCGCATCCGATCCAGAGTGGCGGCCCCGCGCCCGAGCCGCGATTCCCTCTGCCCCCGCCCCTAGTATGGGACGCCCGCGGCGGCTCCCTGAAAACTTTCCGGGCGCTGCTCACCCTGGCGGCCGGCGCGGATAACCCGCCTAGGAGGCACCAGGACGACCGCGGGCGGCACGAGCCCTCCGGGCTGTCCTGGCCAGAGGAGCGCAGGGCGGTGCACGGGGGCGTCTTCTGGAGCCGCGGCCTGGAGGAGCAGGTTCCCCGGGGCTTTTCCGAAGCCCAAGCAGCAGCGTGGCTGGAGGTGGCACGGGGTGCTCGGGTGGTGGCTCTGGATCGCGGGGGCTGCGGACGCAGTTCCAACCGCCTAGCCCGCTTTGCCGACGGCACCCGTGCCTGTGTACGCTACGGCATCAACCCAGAGCAGATACAGGGCGAGGCCCTGTCCTACTACCTTGCGCGCCTGCTGGGCCTCCAGCGCCACGTGCCGCCGCTGGCACTGGCTCGGGTGGAGGCTCGGGGCGCGCAGTGGGTgcaggtgcaggaggagctgcgcACCGCGCACTGGACCGAGGGCAGCGTGGTGAGCCTGACGCGCTGGCTGCCTAACCTCACCGACGTGGTGGTGCCCGAGCCCTGGCGATCAGAGGACGGCCGTCTGCGGCCCCTGCGCGACGCCGGGGGCGAGCTGACCAACCTCAGCCAGGCGGAGCTGGTGGACTTGGTACAATGGACCGATCTGATCCTCTTCGATTACCTGACGGCCAACTTTGACCGGCTTGTGAGCAACCTCTTCAGCTTACAGTGGGACCCACGCGTTATGCACCGCGCTACGAGCAACCTGCACCGAGGACCAGGAGGGGCGTTGGTCTTTCTGGACAATGAGGCGGGCTTGGTGCACGGCTACCGGGTAGCCGGCATGTGGGACAAGTATAACGAACCGCTGCTACAGTCGGTGTGTGTATTCCGAGAGCGGACTGCTAGGCGCGTCTTGGAGCTGCACCGGGGTCAGGACGCGGCGGCCCGGTTGCTGCGCCTCTACAGTCGCCACGAACCGCGTTTCCCAGAGCTGGCGGAGCTCTCAGAACCCCACGCTCAGCTGCTACAGCGCCGCCTTGACTTCCTCGCCAAACACATTTTGCACTGCAAGGCCAAGTACGGCCGCCGGCCCGGGGACTTAATAACACTCCGAGGAAGAGAGGGACTGGGGTATGAATGA